The Microvirga lotononidis nucleotide sequence CCCGCGCTACGTGGCCGTGGACCCCTCTGGGATCTCGATCCGGTATGTGGAAGGCGATCACATGTGGCAGGCGACCATGAACGCCACTCTCGATCAGCTTAAATCAGCTCCAGAGTTCCGTTACGAAGGCAAATGGAAACGATAACGGGTTCCGGCATGACGCTTGCAAGCTTCCTCTGAGGAGGCGGACGACGAGACCCGATGCCACGACGCCTATCCATATTCATTCAGTGGGGTGGAATTCGCGCAATGTTCATCATTGAGTTCTTTCGGGTCCGTGAAGGAGACGGTGCGCATGCCACCTTGGACCGGGTGGAACATGATACGGCCGATCTGGACGACGCCAAGGTCAGAGCGCAATCGCTGTTCGACACCCTGAACATGCCGCAAAAGCCCGATGCCTTGCGGATCATGGATCAGGATGGCGATGAGGTGTTCTTCTGGAGCCCGAAGCCTCACGGCAGGTGAGAGGGGCACCCTCAGCAGGCACTGAGGCTTGGAATGGGGAACTGCTTCATCGAATATTCTGTTCTGCTCGATAAGGACTTACAGGAGAACAGCAATGACAAAGTCCGCTATGAAGTTGTGGAGCACGATGGTGGGTGGGCCTTAAAAGTTGGGGACGTCCTCTCAGGGCGTTACGCCGGCCATGATGAGGCTCGAGAGGCGGCCGAGCGAGCCGCTGCCGAACAGAGGCTCCCTGGCGAAACCGAAGACATTGAATATCAGGATAAGGCACGCGACTGGCATGAGGAAGTCGCTCAGGGGAAGAACCGACCAGAGACAGATGTCACCGGTTGAACGGCACGAAGCATTGCTGAACTTAGGAGCCTGAGGTCCAAGGACATTATTCCCTCGTCAAAACTGCTGCAGCACTGAGGTGAAAACCATGAACGGGAGCCGTCTGTGGCCCCTTTG carries:
- a CDS encoding DUF2188 domain-containing protein, yielding MGNCFIEYSVLLDKDLQENSNDKVRYEVVEHDGGWALKVGDVLSGRYAGHDEAREAAERAAAEQRLPGETEDIEYQDKARDWHEEVAQGKNRPETDVTG